In Brachypodium distachyon strain Bd21 chromosome 2, Brachypodium_distachyon_v3.0, whole genome shotgun sequence, one genomic interval encodes:
- the LOC100837465 gene encoding potassium transporter 5 isoform X2, whose product MAEPQKTSSNGAAEGGANSTFASEKVPLPPRRLQRCDSLHMEAGKIPGGQSYAAKVGWVTTLSLAFQSLGVVYGDMGTSPLYVFSSTFTDGITDTDDLLGVMSLIIYTVALLPLMKYCFVVLRANDNGDGGTFALYSLISRYARISLIPNQQAEDAMVSHYKLESPSNRVKRAHWIKEKMESSPKFKVTLFLVTILATSMVIGDGVLTPCISVLSAVGGIKQSAKSLTEGQIAGIAIGILIVLFLVQRFGTDKVGYTFGPVILTWFILIAGIGVYNLVKHDIGILKAFNPKYIVDYFQRNGKDGWISLGGVILCITGTEAMFADLGHFNVRAVQIGFSVALLPSVLLAYLGQAAYLRIYPEHVADTFYKSIPGPLYWPTFVVAVAAAIIASQAMISGAFAIIAQSQILGCFPRVRIIHTSKKFHGQVYIPEINYALMILCVAVTAIFKTTDKIGNAYGIAVVFVMFITTLLVTLVMAMIWKTSLLWIALFPIIFGGAELIYLSSAFYKFTQGGYLPLGFAAVLMLIMGTWHYVHVHRYKYELKNKVSNNYVAELATRRNLARLPGIGFLYSELVQGIPPILPHLVEKVPSIHSVLVIISIKYLPISNIETNERFLFRYVEPREYRVFRCVVRYGYNNKVEDPREFENLLIGHLKQFIHQVSLYSESSHSIGEEDNSIKESESSVEVQDARLPRSFSDGITASPPNGCMDEIELIQREMDDGVVHLLGEINVVAERNASFVKKIIVDYVYNFMRKNFRQPGKITCVPHNRLLRVGMTYEI is encoded by the exons ATGGCTGAGCCTCAGAAAACAAGCAGCAATGGAGCTGCTGAAGGGGGTGCAAACTCTACATTTGCATCagagaaggtgcccctgccaCCAAGGAGGCTGCAGAGATGTGATTCACTGCATATGGAGGCTGGAAAGATTCCCGGTGGCCAAAGCTATGCAGCTAAG GTTGGCTGGGTGACGACACTAAGCTTGGCATTCCAGAGTCTAGGTGTGGTTTATGGGGACATGGGAACTTCTCCCCTCTATGTGTTTTCGAGCACCTTTACTGATGGGATCACGGACACAGATGACCTCCTTGGTGTAATGTCTCTGATTATCTACACCGTGGCTCTCCTTCCACTGATGAAATATTGTTTCGTTGTCTTGAGAGCTAACGACAACGGTGATG GTGGAACATTTGCACTTTATTCCTTAATATCTCGGTATGCTAGGATTAGCTTGATACCAAATCAGCAGGCTGAAGATGCAATGGTCTCTCATTACAAGTTAGAGTCCCCCTCGAATCGTGTCAAGCGGGCTCATTGGATTAAAGAAAAGATGGAAAGTAGTCCAAAATTTAAGGTCACACTTTTTCTAGTGACAATTCTGGCAACATCGATGGTCATCGGTGATGGCGTGCTAACTCCATGTATTTCAG TGCTTAGTGCAGTTGGGGGAATCAAGCAATCTGCAAAGTCGTTAACTGAAG GACAGATTGCTGGCATCGCAATCGGCATTCTGATCGTCCTCTTTCTTGTTCAACGCTTTGGTACAGACAAAGTTGGTTACACATTTGGTCCAGTAATCTTGACCTGGTTTATCTTAATTGCTGGCATTGGAGTTTATAATTTGGTCAAACATGACATTGGCATTCTGAAAGCATTCAACCCAAAATATATTGTGGACTATTTCCAAAGAAATGGGAAGGATGGCTGGATTTCGCTTGGAGGTGTTATTTTATGCATTACAG GAACTGAAGCAATGTTTGCCGACCTTGGTCACTTCAATGTTAGAGCAGTTCAG ATTGGCTTTTCTGTAGCTCTGCTCCCATCAGTACTGCTGGCTTACCTTGGACAAGCTGCATATCTTCGAATCTATCCTGAACATGTTGCAGATACTTTCTACAAGTCAATCCCAG GTCCATTATATTGGCCAACATTTGTGGTGGCCGTGGCTGCTGCTATAATTGCAAGCCAAGCTATGATATCAGGCGCCTTTGCAATCATTGCTCAGTCCCAAATTCTAGGTTGTTTTCCACGAGTTCGTATCATCCACACTTCAAAAAAGTTTCATGGACAAGTCTACATCCCTGAGATCAACTATGCACTAATGATTTTATGTGTAGCTGTGACAGCCATTTTCAAAACTACAGACAAGATTGGCAATGCATATG GTATTGCTGTCGTCTTTGTGATGTTCATAACAACACTTCTAGTCACATTGGTAATGGCCATGATATGGAAGACAAGTCTTCTGTGGATCGCACTATTTCCAATAATATTTGGTGGTGCAGAGCTCATCTACTTATCTTCAGCGTTCTACAAATTTACTCAGGGTGGATACCTTCCACTAGGTTTTGCAGCGGTTTTGATGTTAATAATGGGCACATGGCACTATGTTCATGTTCACCGGTACAAATATGAGCTCAAGAACAAAGTTTCAAACAACTATGTGGCAGAGTTGGCAACAAGGCGAAATCTCGCTAGGCTACCCGGAATAGGCTTTTTGTACTCTGAGCTTGTTCAAGGAATCCCACCCATACTTCCTCATTTGGTCGAAAAAGTACCTTCCATCCATTCAGTTCTTGTGATTATCTCAATAAAGTACTTACCAATCAGCAACATAGAAACAAACGAACGGTTCCTCTTCCGATATGTGGAACCAAGAGAGTACAGGGTATTCCGATGTGTGGTGCGCTATGGATACAACAATAAAGTAGAAGATCCAAGAGAGTTCGAGAACTTGCTCATTGGTCACTTGAAGCAATTCATCCATCAAGTATCACTCTACAGTGAAAGTAGTCATTCcattggagaagaagataatTCAATCAAAGAATCAGAGTCTTCTGTTGAAGTTCAAGATGCAAGGTTGCCAAGAAGTTTTTCAGATGGAATTACTGCTAGTCCACCAAACGGGTGCATGGATGAGATTGAATTAATTCAGAGAGAGATGGATGATGGTGTAGTTCATCTGCTAGGAGAAATTAACGTGGTGGCAGAGCGAAATGCCAGTTTTGTGAAGAAAATAATAGTTGACTACGTCTACAATTTCATGAGGAAGAACTTCAGGCAACCAGGGAAGATCACATGTGTCCCTCATAACAGACTGCTGCGTGTGGGTATGACATATGAAATCTAG
- the LOC100837465 gene encoding potassium transporter 5 isoform X1, which translates to MAEPQKTSSNGAAEGGANSTFASEKVPLPPRRLQRCDSLHMEAGKIPGGQSYAAKQVGWVTTLSLAFQSLGVVYGDMGTSPLYVFSSTFTDGITDTDDLLGVMSLIIYTVALLPLMKYCFVVLRANDNGDGGTFALYSLISRYARISLIPNQQAEDAMVSHYKLESPSNRVKRAHWIKEKMESSPKFKVTLFLVTILATSMVIGDGVLTPCISVLSAVGGIKQSAKSLTEGQIAGIAIGILIVLFLVQRFGTDKVGYTFGPVILTWFILIAGIGVYNLVKHDIGILKAFNPKYIVDYFQRNGKDGWISLGGVILCITGTEAMFADLGHFNVRAVQIGFSVALLPSVLLAYLGQAAYLRIYPEHVADTFYKSIPGPLYWPTFVVAVAAAIIASQAMISGAFAIIAQSQILGCFPRVRIIHTSKKFHGQVYIPEINYALMILCVAVTAIFKTTDKIGNAYGIAVVFVMFITTLLVTLVMAMIWKTSLLWIALFPIIFGGAELIYLSSAFYKFTQGGYLPLGFAAVLMLIMGTWHYVHVHRYKYELKNKVSNNYVAELATRRNLARLPGIGFLYSELVQGIPPILPHLVEKVPSIHSVLVIISIKYLPISNIETNERFLFRYVEPREYRVFRCVVRYGYNNKVEDPREFENLLIGHLKQFIHQVSLYSESSHSIGEEDNSIKESESSVEVQDARLPRSFSDGITASPPNGCMDEIELIQREMDDGVVHLLGEINVVAERNASFVKKIIVDYVYNFMRKNFRQPGKITCVPHNRLLRVGMTYEI; encoded by the exons ATGGCTGAGCCTCAGAAAACAAGCAGCAATGGAGCTGCTGAAGGGGGTGCAAACTCTACATTTGCATCagagaaggtgcccctgccaCCAAGGAGGCTGCAGAGATGTGATTCACTGCATATGGAGGCTGGAAAGATTCCCGGTGGCCAAAGCTATGCAGCTAAG CAGGTTGGCTGGGTGACGACACTAAGCTTGGCATTCCAGAGTCTAGGTGTGGTTTATGGGGACATGGGAACTTCTCCCCTCTATGTGTTTTCGAGCACCTTTACTGATGGGATCACGGACACAGATGACCTCCTTGGTGTAATGTCTCTGATTATCTACACCGTGGCTCTCCTTCCACTGATGAAATATTGTTTCGTTGTCTTGAGAGCTAACGACAACGGTGATG GTGGAACATTTGCACTTTATTCCTTAATATCTCGGTATGCTAGGATTAGCTTGATACCAAATCAGCAGGCTGAAGATGCAATGGTCTCTCATTACAAGTTAGAGTCCCCCTCGAATCGTGTCAAGCGGGCTCATTGGATTAAAGAAAAGATGGAAAGTAGTCCAAAATTTAAGGTCACACTTTTTCTAGTGACAATTCTGGCAACATCGATGGTCATCGGTGATGGCGTGCTAACTCCATGTATTTCAG TGCTTAGTGCAGTTGGGGGAATCAAGCAATCTGCAAAGTCGTTAACTGAAG GACAGATTGCTGGCATCGCAATCGGCATTCTGATCGTCCTCTTTCTTGTTCAACGCTTTGGTACAGACAAAGTTGGTTACACATTTGGTCCAGTAATCTTGACCTGGTTTATCTTAATTGCTGGCATTGGAGTTTATAATTTGGTCAAACATGACATTGGCATTCTGAAAGCATTCAACCCAAAATATATTGTGGACTATTTCCAAAGAAATGGGAAGGATGGCTGGATTTCGCTTGGAGGTGTTATTTTATGCATTACAG GAACTGAAGCAATGTTTGCCGACCTTGGTCACTTCAATGTTAGAGCAGTTCAG ATTGGCTTTTCTGTAGCTCTGCTCCCATCAGTACTGCTGGCTTACCTTGGACAAGCTGCATATCTTCGAATCTATCCTGAACATGTTGCAGATACTTTCTACAAGTCAATCCCAG GTCCATTATATTGGCCAACATTTGTGGTGGCCGTGGCTGCTGCTATAATTGCAAGCCAAGCTATGATATCAGGCGCCTTTGCAATCATTGCTCAGTCCCAAATTCTAGGTTGTTTTCCACGAGTTCGTATCATCCACACTTCAAAAAAGTTTCATGGACAAGTCTACATCCCTGAGATCAACTATGCACTAATGATTTTATGTGTAGCTGTGACAGCCATTTTCAAAACTACAGACAAGATTGGCAATGCATATG GTATTGCTGTCGTCTTTGTGATGTTCATAACAACACTTCTAGTCACATTGGTAATGGCCATGATATGGAAGACAAGTCTTCTGTGGATCGCACTATTTCCAATAATATTTGGTGGTGCAGAGCTCATCTACTTATCTTCAGCGTTCTACAAATTTACTCAGGGTGGATACCTTCCACTAGGTTTTGCAGCGGTTTTGATGTTAATAATGGGCACATGGCACTATGTTCATGTTCACCGGTACAAATATGAGCTCAAGAACAAAGTTTCAAACAACTATGTGGCAGAGTTGGCAACAAGGCGAAATCTCGCTAGGCTACCCGGAATAGGCTTTTTGTACTCTGAGCTTGTTCAAGGAATCCCACCCATACTTCCTCATTTGGTCGAAAAAGTACCTTCCATCCATTCAGTTCTTGTGATTATCTCAATAAAGTACTTACCAATCAGCAACATAGAAACAAACGAACGGTTCCTCTTCCGATATGTGGAACCAAGAGAGTACAGGGTATTCCGATGTGTGGTGCGCTATGGATACAACAATAAAGTAGAAGATCCAAGAGAGTTCGAGAACTTGCTCATTGGTCACTTGAAGCAATTCATCCATCAAGTATCACTCTACAGTGAAAGTAGTCATTCcattggagaagaagataatTCAATCAAAGAATCAGAGTCTTCTGTTGAAGTTCAAGATGCAAGGTTGCCAAGAAGTTTTTCAGATGGAATTACTGCTAGTCCACCAAACGGGTGCATGGATGAGATTGAATTAATTCAGAGAGAGATGGATGATGGTGTAGTTCATCTGCTAGGAGAAATTAACGTGGTGGCAGAGCGAAATGCCAGTTTTGTGAAGAAAATAATAGTTGACTACGTCTACAATTTCATGAGGAAGAACTTCAGGCAACCAGGGAAGATCACATGTGTCCCTCATAACAGACTGCTGCGTGTGGGTATGACATATGAAATCTAG